Below is a window of Thermodesulfovibrionales bacterium DNA.
TTTCAGGGTTTCGATAGCCCCCTCAACAGTCACCTCAGGAGCATGATCTCCACCCATTGCATCAAGGGCTATCTTCATGACTCCTTCTCAATCACCTCAAGTATCTTTTTCTTGTTGTAAGAACCGCAGTTAGGACATACCCTGTGAGAAAGGGTAGGTTCATGGCACTCAGGGCAGTTTATTATGTTGGGAATATTGCCCTTCCAGTTTGCTCTTCTCTTATCTCTTCTTGACCTTGTGTGTCTGTGCGTCGGATTTGGCATAATCTATTCTCCTTTTTTTAGAAG
It encodes the following:
- the rpmF gene encoding 50S ribosomal protein L32, which produces MPNPTHRHTRSRRDKRRANWKGNIPNIINCPECHEPTLSHRVCPNCGSYNKKKILEVIEKES